One segment of Arvicanthis niloticus isolate mArvNil1 chromosome 5, mArvNil1.pat.X, whole genome shotgun sequence DNA contains the following:
- the Map7d1 gene encoding MAP7 domain-containing protein 1 isoform X6, which yields MESGPRVEPGPGAPVAVLARIPQEPRPSPEGDPSPPPPPTPMSALVPDTPPDTPPAMKNATNPKQLPLEPGNPTGQTSPQPAPSQEECPSSETKSRGPTPTATGPRDAKPSRRSSQPSPTTVPASDSPPAKQDVKKAGERHKLAKERREERAKYLAAKKAVWLEKEEKAKALREKQLQERRRRLEEQRLKAEQRRAALEERQRQKLEKNKERYEAAIQRSVKKTWAEIRQQRWSWAGALHHSSPGRKTSGSRCSVSAVNLPKHVDSIINKRLSKSSATLWNSPSRNRSLQLSAWESSIVDRLMTPTLSFLARSRSAVTLPRNGRDQAVPVCPRSASASPLTPCSAPRSAHRCTPSGERPERRKPGTGGSPALARRRLEAAPVQKKEKKDKERENEKEKSALARERSLKKRQSLPASIRPRLSTGAEHSPKSKARPSSPSTTWHRPASPCPNPGPGHALPPKPPSPRGTTASPKGRVRRKEEAKESPSPSGPEDKNHSKSRTVEEKEPAAPTSPAPSPVPSPTPAQPQKEQSSTQIAADTAVPAVPAVPSVPTAPPTTAPSVTPSKPMAGTTDREEATRLLAEKRRQAREQREREEQERKLQAERDKRMREEQLAREAEARAEREAEARRREEQEAREKAQAEQEEQERLQKQKEEAEARSREEAERQRLEREKHFQKEEQERQERRKRLEEIMKRTRKSEAAETKKQDGKETTANNSSPDPVKAVETRPSGLQKDPMQKEELAPQEPQWSLPSKEVPGSLVNGLQPLPAHQENGFSPKGTAGDKSLGRAAEGLLPFAEAEAFLKKAVVQPPQVTEVL from the exons CTGTGTTAGCCAGGATCCCCCAAGAGCCAAGACCTTCTCCAGAAGGTGACCCttcccctccaccaccaccaacaccgaTGTCAGCCTTGGTTCCTGACACTCCCCCGGACACACCTCCTGCCATGAAGAATGCCACTAATCCCAAACAGCTCCCACTGGAACCAGGGAATCCCACAGGGCAGACCTCACCTCAGCCAGCTCCCTCACAAGAAGAATGCCCATCCTCAGAAACAAAGAGCAGGGGACCCACCCCCACAGCCACAGGACCACGGGATGCCAAGCCTTCTCGAAGGAGCAGCCAACCATCCCCAACAACAGTGCCAGCCTCCGATAGCCCTCCTGCCAAGCAAG atgtaaagaaggcaggagagagacaCAAGCTTGCCAAAGAGCGCCGAGAAGAGCGGGCCAAGTACCTGG CGGCCAAGAAGGCAGTGtggctggagaaggaagagaaggccaAGGCGCTCCGGGAAAAGCAACTCCAGGAGCGCCGCCGACGGCTGGAGGAGCAGCGGCTTAAGGCCGAACAGCGCCGGGCTGCCCTGGAGGAGCGGCAGAGGCAGAAGCTCGAGAAAAACAAG GAGCGCTATGAAGCAGCAATCCAGCGGTCAGTGAAGAAGACATGGGCTGAAATCCGGCAACAGCGCTGGTCCTGGGCAGGGGCCCTGCATCACAGCTCCCCTGGACGTAAGACCA GTGGGAGCAGGTGCTCCGTGTCGGCAGTAAACCTGCCCAAACACGTGGACTCTATAATCAACAAGCGGCTCTCAAAGTCCTCTGCCACGCTCTGGAACTCCCCCAGTAGAA ATCGCAGTCTGCAGCTGAGTGCATGGGAGAGCAGCATTGTGGATCGTCTGATGACGCCCACCCTCTCCTTCCTGGCTCGGAGTCGCAGCGCGGTCACACTGCCCCGCAACGGCAGGGACCAGG CCGTGCCAGTGTGCCCACGCTCAGCCTCCGCCAGCCCCCTGACGCCTTGTAGTGCCCCTCGGAGTGCGCACCGCTGCACCCCGTCTGGGGAGCGCCCAGAGCGGCGCAAGCCCGGCACAGGTGGCAGCCCCGCACTGGCGCGCCGCCGGCTGGAAGCCGCGCCG gtgcagaaaaaggagaagaaggacaaGGAGCGggaaaatgagaaggaaaagaGCGCCCTGGCCCGCGAACGCAGCCTCAAGAAGCGCCAGTCGCTGCCAGCGTCCATCAGACCCCGGCTCTCCACCGGCGCTGAGCACAG cCCTAAGTCCAAGGCCCGGCCATCCTCTCCCTCTACAACCTGGCACAGACCTGCCTCCCCCTGCCCCAACCCAGGACCAGGCCATGCCCTCCCTCCAAAACCACCATCCCCCCGAGGCACCACTGCATCACCCAAGGGGCGGGTTCGGAGGAAGGAGGAGGCAAAAGAGAGCCCCAGCCCATCGGGGCCTGAGGATAAGAACCACAGCAAGAGCAGAACCGTTGAGGAAAAGGAGCCAGCTGCCCCAACTTCACCAGCGCCCTCACCAGTGCCCTCACCCACTCCAGCCCAGCCTCAGAAGGAGCAGTCCTCGACACAGATTGCTGCAG ACACTGCTGTCCCAGCTGTCCCGGCTGTCCCATCTGTTCCAACTGCCCCTCCTACCACTGCTCCCTCGGTGACCCCTAGCAAACCCATGGCGGGCACCACAGACCGAGAAGAAGCCACTCGGCTCCTGGCTGAGAAGCGGCGCCAGGCTCGGGAACAGAGGGAACGGGAAGAACAGGAGCGGAAGCTGCAGGCTGAAAGGGACAA GCGAATGCGGGAGGAGCAGCTGGCACGGGAGGCTGAGGCCCGGGCTGAACGTGAGGCCGAGGCCCGGAGACGGGAGGAGCAGGAGGCTCGAGAGAAGGCGCAggctgagcaggaggagcaggagcggCTGCAGAAGCAG AAAGAGGAGGCCGAAGCTCGATCCCGGGAAGAAGCTGAGCGCCAGCGCCTGGAGCGGGAAAAGCACTTTCagaaggaggaacaggagagaCAAGAGCGAAGAAAG CGGCTGGAGGAGATAATGAAGAGGACTCGGAAGTCAGAAGCCGCTGAAACCAAG AAGCAGGATGGAAAAGAGACCACAGCTAACAATTCCAGCCCAG ACCCTGTGAAAGCTGTAGAGACCCGGCCTTCTGGGCTACAGAAGGATCCTATGCAGAAAGAGGAGCTGGCCCCCCAGGAGCCACAGTGGAG CCTGCCGAGCAAGGAGGTGCCAGGGTCCCTGGTAAATGGCCTGCAGCCTCTTCCAGCCCACCAGGAGAATGGCTTCTCTCCAAAGGGAACCGCTGGGGACAAGAGTCTGGGTCGAGCAGCAGAGGGACTCCTCCCATTTGCAGAGGCAGAAGCCTTTCTCAAGAAAGCAGTGGTGCAGCCTCCACAAGTCACAG AAGTTCTTTAA
- the Map7d1 gene encoding MAP7 domain-containing protein 1 isoform X13 — MESGPRVEPGPGAPVAVLARIPQEPRPSPEGDPSPPPPPTPMSALVPDTPPDTPPAMKNATNPKQLPLEPGNPTGQTSPQPAPSQEECPSSETKSRGPTPTATGPRDAKPSRRSSQPSPTTVPASDSPPAKQDVKKAGERHKLAKERREERAKYLAAKKAVWLEKEEKAKALREKQLQERRRRLEEQRLKAEQRRAALEERQRQKLEKNKERYEAAIQRSVKKTWAEIRQQRWSWAGALHHSSPGRKTNRSLQLSAWESSIVDRLMTPTLSFLARSRSAVTLPRNGRDQAVPVCPRSASASPLTPCSAPRSAHRCTPSGERPERRKPGTGGSPALARRRLEAAPVQKKEKKDKERENEKEKSALARERSLKKRQSLPASIRPRLSTGAEHSPKSKARPSSPSTTWHRPASPCPNPGPGHALPPKPPSPRGTTASPKGRVRRKEEAKESPSPSGPEDKNHSKSRTVEEKEPAAPTSPAPSPVPSPTPAQPQKEQSSTQIAADTAVPAVPAVPSVPTAPPTTAPSVTPSKPMAGTTDREEATRLLAEKRRQAREQREREEQERKLQAERDKRMREEQLAREAEARAEREAEARRREEQEAREKAQAEQEEQERLQKQKEEAEARSREEAERQRLEREKHFQKEEQERQERRKRLEEIMKRTRKSEAAETKKQDGKETTANNSSPDPVKAVETRPSGLQKDPMQKEELAPQEPQWSLPSKEVPGSLVNGLQPLPAHQENGFSPKGTAGDKSLGRAAEGLLPFAEAEAFLKKAVVQPPQVTEVL, encoded by the exons CTGTGTTAGCCAGGATCCCCCAAGAGCCAAGACCTTCTCCAGAAGGTGACCCttcccctccaccaccaccaacaccgaTGTCAGCCTTGGTTCCTGACACTCCCCCGGACACACCTCCTGCCATGAAGAATGCCACTAATCCCAAACAGCTCCCACTGGAACCAGGGAATCCCACAGGGCAGACCTCACCTCAGCCAGCTCCCTCACAAGAAGAATGCCCATCCTCAGAAACAAAGAGCAGGGGACCCACCCCCACAGCCACAGGACCACGGGATGCCAAGCCTTCTCGAAGGAGCAGCCAACCATCCCCAACAACAGTGCCAGCCTCCGATAGCCCTCCTGCCAAGCAAG atgtaaagaaggcaggagagagacaCAAGCTTGCCAAAGAGCGCCGAGAAGAGCGGGCCAAGTACCTGG CGGCCAAGAAGGCAGTGtggctggagaaggaagagaaggccaAGGCGCTCCGGGAAAAGCAACTCCAGGAGCGCCGCCGACGGCTGGAGGAGCAGCGGCTTAAGGCCGAACAGCGCCGGGCTGCCCTGGAGGAGCGGCAGAGGCAGAAGCTCGAGAAAAACAAG GAGCGCTATGAAGCAGCAATCCAGCGGTCAGTGAAGAAGACATGGGCTGAAATCCGGCAACAGCGCTGGTCCTGGGCAGGGGCCCTGCATCACAGCTCCCCTGGACGTAAGACCA ATCGCAGTCTGCAGCTGAGTGCATGGGAGAGCAGCATTGTGGATCGTCTGATGACGCCCACCCTCTCCTTCCTGGCTCGGAGTCGCAGCGCGGTCACACTGCCCCGCAACGGCAGGGACCAGG CCGTGCCAGTGTGCCCACGCTCAGCCTCCGCCAGCCCCCTGACGCCTTGTAGTGCCCCTCGGAGTGCGCACCGCTGCACCCCGTCTGGGGAGCGCCCAGAGCGGCGCAAGCCCGGCACAGGTGGCAGCCCCGCACTGGCGCGCCGCCGGCTGGAAGCCGCGCCG gtgcagaaaaaggagaagaaggacaaGGAGCGggaaaatgagaaggaaaagaGCGCCCTGGCCCGCGAACGCAGCCTCAAGAAGCGCCAGTCGCTGCCAGCGTCCATCAGACCCCGGCTCTCCACCGGCGCTGAGCACAG cCCTAAGTCCAAGGCCCGGCCATCCTCTCCCTCTACAACCTGGCACAGACCTGCCTCCCCCTGCCCCAACCCAGGACCAGGCCATGCCCTCCCTCCAAAACCACCATCCCCCCGAGGCACCACTGCATCACCCAAGGGGCGGGTTCGGAGGAAGGAGGAGGCAAAAGAGAGCCCCAGCCCATCGGGGCCTGAGGATAAGAACCACAGCAAGAGCAGAACCGTTGAGGAAAAGGAGCCAGCTGCCCCAACTTCACCAGCGCCCTCACCAGTGCCCTCACCCACTCCAGCCCAGCCTCAGAAGGAGCAGTCCTCGACACAGATTGCTGCAG ACACTGCTGTCCCAGCTGTCCCGGCTGTCCCATCTGTTCCAACTGCCCCTCCTACCACTGCTCCCTCGGTGACCCCTAGCAAACCCATGGCGGGCACCACAGACCGAGAAGAAGCCACTCGGCTCCTGGCTGAGAAGCGGCGCCAGGCTCGGGAACAGAGGGAACGGGAAGAACAGGAGCGGAAGCTGCAGGCTGAAAGGGACAA GCGAATGCGGGAGGAGCAGCTGGCACGGGAGGCTGAGGCCCGGGCTGAACGTGAGGCCGAGGCCCGGAGACGGGAGGAGCAGGAGGCTCGAGAGAAGGCGCAggctgagcaggaggagcaggagcggCTGCAGAAGCAG AAAGAGGAGGCCGAAGCTCGATCCCGGGAAGAAGCTGAGCGCCAGCGCCTGGAGCGGGAAAAGCACTTTCagaaggaggaacaggagagaCAAGAGCGAAGAAAG CGGCTGGAGGAGATAATGAAGAGGACTCGGAAGTCAGAAGCCGCTGAAACCAAG AAGCAGGATGGAAAAGAGACCACAGCTAACAATTCCAGCCCAG ACCCTGTGAAAGCTGTAGAGACCCGGCCTTCTGGGCTACAGAAGGATCCTATGCAGAAAGAGGAGCTGGCCCCCCAGGAGCCACAGTGGAG CCTGCCGAGCAAGGAGGTGCCAGGGTCCCTGGTAAATGGCCTGCAGCCTCTTCCAGCCCACCAGGAGAATGGCTTCTCTCCAAAGGGAACCGCTGGGGACAAGAGTCTGGGTCGAGCAGCAGAGGGACTCCTCCCATTTGCAGAGGCAGAAGCCTTTCTCAAGAAAGCAGTGGTGCAGCCTCCACAAGTCACAG AAGTTCTTTAA
- the Map7d1 gene encoding MAP7 domain-containing protein 1 isoform X3, giving the protein MESGPRVEPGPGAPVAVLARIPQEPRPSPEGDPSPPPPPTPMSALVPDTPPDTPPAMKNATNPKQLPLEPGNPTGQTSPQPAPSQEECPSSETKSRGPTPTATGPRDAKPSRRSSQPSPTTVPASDSPPAKQDVKKAGERHKLAKERREERAKYLAAKKAVWLEKEEKAKALREKQLQERRRRLEEQRLKAEQRRAALEERQRQKLEKNKERYEAAIQRSVKKTWAEIRQQRWSWAGALHHSSPGRGSRCSVSAVNLPKHVDSIINKRLSKSSATLWNSPSRNRSLQLSAWESSIVDRLMTPTLSFLARSRSAVTLPRNGRDQGRGSGPGRRPTRARAGASLTPGPHPDRTHPSAAVPVCPRSASASPLTPCSAPRSAHRCTPSGERPERRKPGTGGSPALARRRLEAAPVQKKEKKDKERENEKEKSALARERSLKKRQSLPASIRPRLSTGAEHSPKSKARPSSPSTTWHRPASPCPNPGPGHALPPKPPSPRGTTASPKGRVRRKEEAKESPSPSGPEDKNHSKSRTVEEKEPAAPTSPAPSPVPSPTPAQPQKEQSSTQIAADTAVPAVPAVPSVPTAPPTTAPSVTPSKPMAGTTDREEATRLLAEKRRQAREQREREEQERKLQAERDKRMREEQLAREAEARAEREAEARRREEQEAREKAQAEQEEQERLQKQKEEAEARSREEAERQRLEREKHFQKEEQERQERRKRLEEIMKRTRKSEAAETKQKQDGKETTANNSSPDPVKAVETRPSGLQKDPMQKEELAPQEPQWSLPSKEVPGSLVNGLQPLPAHQENGFSPKGTAGDKSLGRAAEGLLPFAEAEAFLKKAVVQPPQVTEVL; this is encoded by the exons CTGTGTTAGCCAGGATCCCCCAAGAGCCAAGACCTTCTCCAGAAGGTGACCCttcccctccaccaccaccaacaccgaTGTCAGCCTTGGTTCCTGACACTCCCCCGGACACACCTCCTGCCATGAAGAATGCCACTAATCCCAAACAGCTCCCACTGGAACCAGGGAATCCCACAGGGCAGACCTCACCTCAGCCAGCTCCCTCACAAGAAGAATGCCCATCCTCAGAAACAAAGAGCAGGGGACCCACCCCCACAGCCACAGGACCACGGGATGCCAAGCCTTCTCGAAGGAGCAGCCAACCATCCCCAACAACAGTGCCAGCCTCCGATAGCCCTCCTGCCAAGCAAG atgtaaagaaggcaggagagagacaCAAGCTTGCCAAAGAGCGCCGAGAAGAGCGGGCCAAGTACCTGG CGGCCAAGAAGGCAGTGtggctggagaaggaagagaaggccaAGGCGCTCCGGGAAAAGCAACTCCAGGAGCGCCGCCGACGGCTGGAGGAGCAGCGGCTTAAGGCCGAACAGCGCCGGGCTGCCCTGGAGGAGCGGCAGAGGCAGAAGCTCGAGAAAAACAAG GAGCGCTATGAAGCAGCAATCCAGCGGTCAGTGAAGAAGACATGGGCTGAAATCCGGCAACAGCGCTGGTCCTGGGCAGGGGCCCTGCATCACAGCTCCCCTGGAC GTGGGAGCAGGTGCTCCGTGTCGGCAGTAAACCTGCCCAAACACGTGGACTCTATAATCAACAAGCGGCTCTCAAAGTCCTCTGCCACGCTCTGGAACTCCCCCAGTAGAA ATCGCAGTCTGCAGCTGAGTGCATGGGAGAGCAGCATTGTGGATCGTCTGATGACGCCCACCCTCTCCTTCCTGGCTCGGAGTCGCAGCGCGGTCACACTGCCCCGCAACGGCAGGGACCAGGGTAGGGGCAGCGGCCCTGGGAGACGCCCCACGAGGGCCCGGGCAGGGGCCAGCCTCACGCCCGGGCCACACCCCGACCGCACTCATCCCTCTGCAGCCGTGCCAGTGTGCCCACGCTCAGCCTCCGCCAGCCCCCTGACGCCTTGTAGTGCCCCTCGGAGTGCGCACCGCTGCACCCCGTCTGGGGAGCGCCCAGAGCGGCGCAAGCCCGGCACAGGTGGCAGCCCCGCACTGGCGCGCCGCCGGCTGGAAGCCGCGCCG gtgcagaaaaaggagaagaaggacaaGGAGCGggaaaatgagaaggaaaagaGCGCCCTGGCCCGCGAACGCAGCCTCAAGAAGCGCCAGTCGCTGCCAGCGTCCATCAGACCCCGGCTCTCCACCGGCGCTGAGCACAG cCCTAAGTCCAAGGCCCGGCCATCCTCTCCCTCTACAACCTGGCACAGACCTGCCTCCCCCTGCCCCAACCCAGGACCAGGCCATGCCCTCCCTCCAAAACCACCATCCCCCCGAGGCACCACTGCATCACCCAAGGGGCGGGTTCGGAGGAAGGAGGAGGCAAAAGAGAGCCCCAGCCCATCGGGGCCTGAGGATAAGAACCACAGCAAGAGCAGAACCGTTGAGGAAAAGGAGCCAGCTGCCCCAACTTCACCAGCGCCCTCACCAGTGCCCTCACCCACTCCAGCCCAGCCTCAGAAGGAGCAGTCCTCGACACAGATTGCTGCAG ACACTGCTGTCCCAGCTGTCCCGGCTGTCCCATCTGTTCCAACTGCCCCTCCTACCACTGCTCCCTCGGTGACCCCTAGCAAACCCATGGCGGGCACCACAGACCGAGAAGAAGCCACTCGGCTCCTGGCTGAGAAGCGGCGCCAGGCTCGGGAACAGAGGGAACGGGAAGAACAGGAGCGGAAGCTGCAGGCTGAAAGGGACAA GCGAATGCGGGAGGAGCAGCTGGCACGGGAGGCTGAGGCCCGGGCTGAACGTGAGGCCGAGGCCCGGAGACGGGAGGAGCAGGAGGCTCGAGAGAAGGCGCAggctgagcaggaggagcaggagcggCTGCAGAAGCAG AAAGAGGAGGCCGAAGCTCGATCCCGGGAAGAAGCTGAGCGCCAGCGCCTGGAGCGGGAAAAGCACTTTCagaaggaggaacaggagagaCAAGAGCGAAGAAAG CGGCTGGAGGAGATAATGAAGAGGACTCGGAAGTCAGAAGCCGCTGAAACCAAG CAGAAGCAGGATGGAAAAGAGACCACAGCTAACAATTCCAGCCCAG ACCCTGTGAAAGCTGTAGAGACCCGGCCTTCTGGGCTACAGAAGGATCCTATGCAGAAAGAGGAGCTGGCCCCCCAGGAGCCACAGTGGAG CCTGCCGAGCAAGGAGGTGCCAGGGTCCCTGGTAAATGGCCTGCAGCCTCTTCCAGCCCACCAGGAGAATGGCTTCTCTCCAAAGGGAACCGCTGGGGACAAGAGTCTGGGTCGAGCAGCAGAGGGACTCCTCCCATTTGCAGAGGCAGAAGCCTTTCTCAAGAAAGCAGTGGTGCAGCCTCCACAAGTCACAG AAGTTCTTTAA